CAATGCGGCGAAATGCCCGCTTTGCGCGCCGACTGAAAAAATGATGCCGGCTGCCACTGGCGAAAAAAAGGCGGGATATCTGAGAGTTACCTATCTACATTTCTTTTGTGACAACGATGCGTGCTGCCGACAACGATCGTTGTTTATTAGCAAAAGGCGATGATTGCGATCGTGCGCCATTGAATAACGATACTGCTCTGGTAAGATCAGCCTCCGCATGTCCGTGCAACAACTTATTCAACTCGCAGGTCACCTGCGGTTACACAACTGCGCTGTCGCAGACTTCTAACGTTCCAAACGGAAAATTGTTCGTGAAAATTCTGTATCACCACCGCGCCCAGCGAGACCGCGGCCAAGCAGGCGCTCGGCCTGGGCGACAGCATGGTGCTGGGCTTTACCGGTTTCGTGCGGGAATGGCATGGCCACGGCGACGTCATCACGATGATCGCCGAGGATCCCCCGGACGCGCGCCGCCAGCTGCTGATGGTGGGCGACGGGCCGGTGCGCGCCGCGATGGAACAGCAGGCGCGCGAACTCGGGATCGCCGACCGGGTGCGCTTTACCGGCATCATCGGGCGCGACGAGGTGGCGCGTTACTTCGCCGCCTTCGATATCGCCCTGCAGCCGGCGGAGACGCTGTTCGAGTACCTTGCCTTGGGCAAGGCGATCGTCGGCTCGGCGCAGCCGAATATCATCGAGATCCTGCAGCCGGACTACAACGCGCTGCTGTTCGATCCTGCCGCGCCAAGCGGGCTGGCCGGGGCGATTGCGCGTCTGAGCGCGGATCCTGTAATACGCACCACGGTCGCGGCCAATGCGCGCGCCACCATTGGCGAGCAACAGCTGACCTGGCAAGCGAATGCCGAGCCGGTGGTCGCCCTGTTTCGGGGCTTAATGCCGCATGCGTGCGGTCCTGTATTTTTCTGTCCCCCGGCATCATTGTCACCGGGTGCTCACCTTTGCACAAAGAATTGCCCTACGCTGCCCTATGAGCCACCTTCGTAAATCAATTGGCCTGTCGTTCGTTGCCCAGTATGTCGAATTGATCATCCATTTCTTCGGTGTGCTAATTCTCGCGCGCATCCTATCGCCGAATGAAACAGGCACCTATTCCGTCGCCGCCTTCCTCATGACGGTAATGCACATGTTCCGCGACTTTGGCGTCGTGCAGTACATTATTCAGGAACGCGATCTGACTCGCGAAAAGATTGCCTCGGCGATGGGAGTGGCGATCGTGCTTGCGCTTGCGGTAGCGACGGTGCTTGCTGCGTGCAGCTCTCAATTCGCTAATTTCTTTGGCAATCCGGCCATTCGCAACATCCTGTTGGTCATGGCCCTCGGCTTCGCCGTCTCACCGTTCGGCTCTCTTTTGATCGGCATTTTTCAGCGCGACGTCAACTTCAAGGCCATTCTCTACATTCGTACCGTCAGCGCGCTGTGTCACGTCGCAGTTGCGTTGACGCTGGCCTTTCAGGGATATGGCGCGATCAGCCTCGCCTGGGCAAACTTTGCCGGTATCTTGTCATATGGTATCGTGGCGAATCTATTGCGCCCGAAGAACCTGCCGTGGATGCCGCGTTTCAATAACGCGCGTACGATTCTTTCGTTTGGCGGAATCAGCAGTTTGGGAAATGCAGCGAACATTGCGGGCACTAACATGCCCGACCTCATTTTGGGCAAACTGATGTCCATGTCCGCGGTCGGCTACTTCAGCCGCGCGACCGGGCTGGTGATGCTGTTCACACGCCTGATCAGCGGCGCGCTACTGCCGCTCGTGCTGCCCTACTTCTCGCAAATGCGGCGCGAAGGCAGAGACCTTGCTGAACCGTATCAGCAGGCAGTGGAGCAGATGACGGTGTTGTCGTGGCCATTTTTCGCCGTCCTGGCGTTGCTGGCCTACCCGGTAGTTCATGCCTTGTACGGCGCCCAGTGGGATGCGTCGGTGCCAGTGGTTCAGGTGCTCTGCCTGGCTGGTGCGATCTCGTCGGTCGGCATGTTCGCCACGCAAGTCATGGTCGCCAACGGTGCGGTGCGCCATTCCACCGTGTCCCAGTTGGTGGTGCAGCCGTTTCGCCTGGTGGCGGTCCTGATTGCCGCCCGCCACGATCTGATTACCGTGGCCTATGCACTAGTCGTTTCGGAATGTTTCGCCTTGCTGGTGGTGTCGTATTATCTGCACCGCGCGATCGGCATCGGAATCTTCCACGTGCTGCGCGCCAGCCGCAAGAGTTTGTTGGTTGCCGCGGCCGGCTCACTGGCGCCACTGCTCGTCAGAATGTACTTCCCGGAGCATGACGGACACCCGTGGCCGCCGCTGCTGTTGGGCATGTTCGGCGCTACCGTCGGATGGCTGCTGGCAATCTTTGCCTGCAATCATCCTTTCGGCGAGCAAATCCACGCCATTCTGCGCATGGTCTTCCAGCGCAAGGATAGCGACGACGTCGGCGTCCGCTAGACCAGCACCTCGCGCGCGGCTGGATGGCTGAGGAAACCGGCCGGACTGGCGCTCAAGCCATACGCGCCTGACTGGAACACCACGATCAGGTCGCCCACCTCGGCATGGCCCAGCGCCATCTGGTCGGCCAGCAGGTCGAGCGGCGTGCACAGCGGCCCGACCACCGACGCCGGCGCGCTGTCCACGCCCGCCATGCGGTTGCCGACGGCGACCGGATAGTTCTTGCGGATCACCTGGCCGAAATTGCCGGACGCCGCCAGGTGATGGTGCAGGCCGCCGTCGGTCACCAGGAACAGCTGGCCGCGCGAGAGCTTGCGGTCGATCACCCGCGTCACGTACACGCCGGCCTCGCCCACCAGGTAGCGGCCCAGTTCGATCGCCAGCTGCGCTTCCGGCAGCGCTTCGCGCGCCTGCTCACACAGGCGCGCCAGGTGAGCGCCGATCGGCGCCAGGTCGAGCGCGCTCTCGCCGGGAAAATACGGAATGCCGAAGCCGCCGCCCAGGTTCAGCTGGCGCAGCGCGCGCGGCGCGTGCGCGGCCAGCCGCAGCGCCAGCTCCACGG
This window of the Massilia sp. R2A-15 genome carries:
- a CDS encoding glycosyltransferase family 4 protein codes for the protein MVLGFTGFVREWHGHGDVITMIAEDPPDARRQLLMVGDGPVRAAMEQQARELGIADRVRFTGIIGRDEVARYFAAFDIALQPAETLFEYLALGKAIVGSAQPNIIEILQPDYNALLFDPAAPSGLAGAIARLSADPVIRTTVAANARATIGEQQLTWQANAEPVVALFRGLMPHACGPVFFCPPASLSPGAHLCTKNCPTLPYEPPS
- a CDS encoding lipopolysaccharide biosynthesis protein; this translates as MSHLRKSIGLSFVAQYVELIIHFFGVLILARILSPNETGTYSVAAFLMTVMHMFRDFGVVQYIIQERDLTREKIASAMGVAIVLALAVATVLAACSSQFANFFGNPAIRNILLVMALGFAVSPFGSLLIGIFQRDVNFKAILYIRTVSALCHVAVALTLAFQGYGAISLAWANFAGILSYGIVANLLRPKNLPWMPRFNNARTILSFGGISSLGNAANIAGTNMPDLILGKLMSMSAVGYFSRATGLVMLFTRLISGALLPLVLPYFSQMRREGRDLAEPYQQAVEQMTVLSWPFFAVLALLAYPVVHALYGAQWDASVPVVQVLCLAGAISSVGMFATQVMVANGAVRHSTVSQLVVQPFRLVAVLIAARHDLITVAYALVVSECFALLVVSYYLHRAIGIGIFHVLRASRKSLLVAAAGSLAPLLVRMYFPEHDGHPWPPLLLGMFGATVGWLLAIFACNHPFGEQIHAILRMVFQRKDSDDVGVR